Proteins found in one Desertifilum tharense IPPAS B-1220 genomic segment:
- a CDS encoding metal ABC transporter permease: MWEILIEPLQFGFMQRSLAIAVLVGIICASVGTYLMVQRLALLGDAISHSVLPGLALAFMIGANIFVGAFIAGVISTLAIAWIKERSPIKEDAAMGIVLSAFFALGITLIAIIQKEQKIDLNHFLFGNILGVTASDVFSTGAIALVVLAAIILLYKELQFYTFDPLGAQAAGLPVNLLNFGLMLLIALTIVASMKAVGVILVLALLITPGATAYLLVNRLHQVMILGGILGVISSVSGMYLSYFFNLPSGPAIVLVASGLFFLALLFSPQHGILTHPKSNTGQSPIWRELQQLRRSRS, translated from the coding sequence ATGTGGGAAATTTTAATTGAGCCATTGCAGTTTGGCTTTATGCAGCGCTCTCTAGCGATCGCCGTTTTGGTCGGTATTATCTGTGCGTCGGTGGGTACCTACCTAATGGTACAGCGGTTGGCCCTACTCGGCGATGCCATTAGCCATTCGGTGTTACCGGGGTTAGCTCTTGCCTTTATGATAGGTGCCAATATCTTTGTGGGCGCGTTTATTGCAGGAGTGATCAGTACCCTGGCGATCGCTTGGATCAAGGAGCGATCGCCGATTAAAGAAGACGCGGCGATGGGAATTGTCCTCTCAGCTTTTTTCGCTTTGGGAATTACCCTAATTGCGATTATCCAAAAAGAACAGAAAATCGACCTCAACCATTTCCTGTTTGGTAATATCCTGGGCGTCACCGCTAGCGATGTCTTCAGTACAGGCGCGATCGCCCTAGTCGTTTTAGCCGCGATTATCCTGCTGTATAAGGAACTGCAATTCTATACCTTTGACCCATTAGGCGCGCAAGCAGCCGGTTTACCCGTCAATCTCTTAAATTTTGGCTTAATGCTGTTAATTGCGCTGACGATTGTGGCGAGTATGAAGGCGGTCGGCGTTATTCTCGTTTTAGCCCTGTTAATTACTCCCGGAGCCACCGCCTACCTGTTAGTCAATCGCCTGCATCAGGTCATGATTCTGGGCGGGATTCTCGGCGTGATATCGAGCGTTAGCGGGATGTACTTGAGCTACTTTTTTAATTTACCCTCTGGCCCGGCTATTGTTCTGGTCGCTTCCGGTCTATTTTTTCTAGCGCTTCTGTTCAGTCCCCAGCATGGAATT